A region of the Flintibacter sp. KGMB00164 genome:
GTGAGGGAGCCGCACTGCAGCTGGGAGGTTCTTTGGCCGCCTGGGTGGGCCGTGGGATCGGTCTGGACGATAAAGACCGGCGGGTCATGGTCATGTGCGGCATGGCCGCCGCCTTCTCCGCCCTGTTCGGAACTCCGCTTACCGCTGCCGTCTTTGCCATGGAAGTGGTAAGCGTGGGCGTCATGTATTACGCCGCTCTGGTGCCCTGTGCCGTAGCCTCGTCGGTGGCTTTCCTGCTGGCGCGCTTTTTGGGGCTGCACCAGACCTTGGGCTATCCGGTGGGAGAGGCCATGGCCCTCACTCCTTTGACCATGCTCCAGGCGGCGGGACTGGGCCTGCTGTGCGCTCTGGTGTCTATTTTGTTTTGTAAGGCCATGCACTACGCGCCAAAACTCTACGCCCGGGTGCTGCCCAATACCCTGGCCCGGGCGGCGGTGGGCGGCGTGCTGGTGCTGCTGCTCACCCTGCTGGTGGGAGAGCAGACCTACAACGGAGCAGGCGACGCCGTCATCCGCGCCATGCTGGCCGGCGAGACCATCCCCGAGGCCTTCCTGCTGAAGATACTCTTTACCGCCGTCACCCTGGGAGCGGGTTTCCGGGGCGGCGAGATCGTCCCCGTCCTCTTTACCGGTGCGGCCTTTGGCACTACGGTGGGACCGCTGGTGGGGATTCCCCATGGATTCGGCGGAGCGATGGCCATGGCGGCGGTATTCTGCGGGGCCACCAACTGCCCCATGACAGCCCTGCTCCTCTCCCTGGAACTGTTCGGCGGCGAAGGGTTACCCCTGTATGCGCTGTGCTGCGGCGTGTCCTACATGCTCTCTGGATACTATGGTCTGTACAGTGAGCAGAAGATCGTCTACTCCAAATTCAAAACCGAGTGGATCGACAAAAAAGCACAATGACGCAATCCCCTGGGGCAGTAAGGATCGCGCCTTCGCAACAAGATATTGTGCTGTATTTTTTGTCGAATTCAATATATTGACTCCCCCCTTTCAACGTGATATAGTGAAAGCACGCGAACTACGGCCCGGCGACCTGCCGGGCCGTTACACAGTCTGAAAGAAGAGGGAGAGAATGAGTCATGTACCAAGTGACAAAGCGTGACGGCACCGCCGCCACCTTCGAGATCGGCAAGATCAGCGCCGCCATTACCAAGGCGTTCCAGGCTTTGGACAAGCAGTTCCATCCCAGTGTCATCGACCTTCTGGCCCTGCGGGTCACCGCTGACTTTGAGCCCAAGGTCCGGGACGGCCGCATCGCCGTGGAGGACATTCAGGACAGCGTGGAGGCCGTCCTCTCTGAGGCGGGATACTCCGACGTGGCCAAGGCCTACATTTTGTACCGCAAGCAGCGGGAGAAGATCCGCAATGTCAA
Encoded here:
- a CDS encoding chloride channel protein — encoded protein: MKLGSERWLGHIRELGIFLKWLLYACGIGLLAGAVAAAFHFGIDWATELRGEHPWVVWLAPVGGVAIVLLYRVCHMEKDQGTNLVLVAVREAEPLKLRTAPLIFLSTILTHLVGGSAGREGAALQLGGSLAAWVGRGIGLDDKDRRVMVMCGMAAAFSALFGTPLTAAVFAMEVVSVGVMYYAALVPCAVASSVAFLLARFLGLHQTLGYPVGEAMALTPLTMLQAAGLGLLCALVSILFCKAMHYAPKLYARVLPNTLARAAVGGVLVLLLTLLVGEQTYNGAGDAVIRAMLAGETIPEAFLLKILFTAVTLGAGFRGGEIVPVLFTGAAFGTTVGPLVGIPHGFGGAMAMAAVFCGATNCPMTALLLSLELFGGEGLPLYALCCGVSYMLSGYYGLYSEQKIVYSKFKTEWIDKKAQ